In one Silene latifolia isolate original U9 population chromosome 10, ASM4854445v1, whole genome shotgun sequence genomic region, the following are encoded:
- the LOC141604960 gene encoding sugar transport protein 8-like has protein sequence MVVMEKNNFPGRLTPYVVICWLLAACGGLMFGYDIGISGGVTGMNDFLIKFFPKVYERKQHAHESNYCKYDNQYLQLFTSSLYLSALVSSFLGSKLCSIKGRKLTIMISSLCFLAGCILCTAAQHLWMLIIGRVLMGVGIGFGNEAVPLFLSEIAPVQHIGAVNILFQLLVTIGILIANLVNFATLNLHHIGWRVSLGLAAVPALLLLIGSVVIPETPTSLIERDHFDKGEQVLKKVRGVENVEAELQEIKEACLQAKLVKHPYKELRKKHSVPPLVIGIMLQVFQQMTGINAIMFYAPVLFQTMGFESNGSLLSAVIIGLVNVFSTLVSLFGVDKFGRRVLLLQACAQMFLSQIIIGIILITKLADTGTLAKGPAIVVVLLTCTFVMSFAWSWGPLGWLIPSEIFPVETRTAGFAFSVSSNMLFTFLVAQAFLSLLCHMRAYIFIFFSAWILVMALFVVFLLPETKGIPIDSVADQVWKKHPVWKRFVKDGDSPEFQA, from the exons ATGGTTGTCATGGAGAAAAACAATTTCCCAGGGAGACTAACCCCTTATGTGGTTATTTGCTGGTTATTAGCAGCTTGTGGAGGCCTCATGTTCGGTTATGACATCGGTATCTCGGGAGGAGTTACAGGGATGAATGATTTCTTGATTAAATTTTTCCCGAAAGTGTACGAAAGAAAGCAACATGCCCACGAGAGTAACTACTGCAAATATGATAACCAGTATTTACAGCTTTTCACATCGTCCTTATATCTGTCTGCGCTTGTTTCAAGTTTCTTGGGGTCAAAACTATGCTCGATCAAAGGCAGAAAACTAACCATAATGATATCCTCGTTATGTTTCCTCGCGGGCTGCATATTGTGTACTGCGGCTCAACATCTATGGATGCTAATCATCGGTAGGGTTCTAATGGGGGTGGGTATTGGGTTCGGGAATGAGGCAGTCCCTCTATTTTTGTCGGAGATAGCACCGGTCCAACACATAGGAGCAGTAAACATTCTCTTCCAACTCTTGGTGACGATAGGCATCCTCATAGCTAATCTCGTCAACTTTGCAACTCTAAATTTACACCATATCGGATGGAGAGTGTCTCTTGGTTTGGCTGCGGTTCCAGCCCTGCTCTTGCTTATTGGGTCCGTAGTCATCCCGGAGACCCCCACCAGCCTCATTGAGAGGGACCATTTTgaca AGGGTGAACAAGTGCTAAAGAAGGTGAGGGGCGTGGAAAACGTGGAGGCTGAACTACAGGAAATCAAGGAGGCGTGTCTTCAGGCTAAGTTAGTGAAACACCCCTACAAAGAACTGAGGAAGAAACACAGCGTGCCTCCGCTAGTGATCGGAATCATGCTACAAGTATTTCAACAAATGACCGGAATTAATGCAATCATGTTCTATGCTCCAGTATTGTTCCAAACCATGGGTTTTGAAAGCAACGGATCACTTCTGTCAGCGGTCATAATAGGACTTGTTAATGTGTTCAGTACTTTGGTTTCATTGTTTGGAGTCGACAAGTTTGGAAGAAGAGTTCTCTTACTTCAAGCATGTGCCCAAATGTTCCTAAGCCAAATCATAATAGGAATAATCCTTATTACGAAGCTTGCAGACACCGGTACACTAGCCAAGGGACCGGCAATTGTGGTGGTTTTACTAACCTGTACCTTCGTCATGTCGTTTGCATGGTCTTGGGGTCCGCTTGGATGGCTCATACCCAGCGAAATCTTCCCGGTGGAAACTAGAACAGCCGGGTTTGCCTTTTCAGTGAGTTCTAACATGTTGTTCACCTTCTTGGTCGCACAAGCCTTCCTTTCCCTACTTTGCCACATGCGAGCCTACATCTTCATCTTTTTCTCAGCTTGGATTCTTGTTATGGCCTTATTTGTCGTCTTCCTCTTGCCTGAAACCAAAGGCATCCCTATTGATTCTGTCGCTGACCAAGTCTGGAAGAAACACCCGGTTTGGAAGAGGTTCGTGAAAGACGGTGATTCTCCCGAATTTCAAGCTTGA
- the LOC141604958 gene encoding cullin-1-like, with protein sequence MDHKIVEMEHGWAIMETGITKLKRILEDLPEPPFNSESYIEQYTTIYNMCTQKPPHDYSQQLYENYKHTFVDYLQRTILPALRQKHDEFMLKELVRRWLNHKIMIRWLSRFFFYLDRYFISRRSLPSLRDAAINCFRDMVYQEMNVKAMDAILAQILMEREGGQIDRALLKNALAIFIELGPEHYQNEFETPMLGDSADYYSRKAASWIQEYTCPEYMFKSEEALIKEKDRVAHYLHADTEDKLLEKVQHELLWVYETQLLEKEGSGCRALLKDDKVDDLSRMYRLYSKVPKGLEPIGKTVKEHIIDEGTALVQLAEDAARNKAEKAEGGSYEQVFVRKVIELHDKYMAYVTGCFGSHTIFHKSFKEAFEVFLGKGVAGNSCAELLATFCDIILKKGGGEKLDDDAIEDSLDKVVKLLAYVSDKDLFAEFHRKKLSRRLLFDKSNNDDHERSILSKLKQQCGGQFTSKMEGMVTDLTLARENQSQFEDFLQENPHTVRGLDMSVTVLTTGFWPSYKSSDLRVPQEMVKGIETFKQFYATKTKHRKLTFIYSLGSCNISGKFGTKTIELVVGTYQAAALLLFNTADRLGYLEIADQLNLADEDLTRVLHSLSCAKYKILVKEPSSRSISKTDHFSFNSSFTDRMRRIRIPLPPVDERKKIVEDVDKDRRFAIDASIVRIMKSRKVLGYQQLVTECVEQLSRMFKPDFKVIKRRIEDLITREYIERDAENSQIFKYLA encoded by the exons ATGGATCACAAAATAGTTGAAATGGAGCACGGATGGGCGATTATGGAAACGGGGATCACGAAGCTGAAGAGGATCCTAGAAGATTTACCCGAACCACCTTTCAATTCCGAATCCTACATTGAGCAATACAC GACAATCTACAACATGTGTACCCAGAAACCACCTCATgattattctcaacaactttatgAGAATTACAAGCACACCTTTGTTGATTACTTGCAGAGAACG ATTTTGCCAGCATTGAGGCAAAAACACGACGAGTTCATGCTGAAGGAACTGGTTCGAAGATGGTTAAATCATAAAATAATGATCAGGTGGCTGTCCCGGTTTTTCTTCTATCTAGACCGATACTTTATCTCTCGGAGGTCACTTCCTTCATTACGCGATGCTGCAATTAACTGCTTCCGTGATATGGTCTATCAAGAAATGAATGTCAAAGCTATGGATGCTATTCTAGCCCAG ATTCTTATGGAAAGGGAAGGCGGACAAATTGATCGAGCATTGTTAAAGAATGCACTTGCCATATTTATCGAGCTTGGACCAGAACATTATCAGAATGAATTCGAGACACCTATGTTGGGGGATAGTGCAGATTACTATTCTCGGAAGGCCGCAAGCTGGATTCAAGAATATACTTGTCCCGAGTACATGTTTAAG TCCGAGGAAGCTTTGATCAAAGAGAAGGACCGAGTAGCTCATTATCTGCATGCTGATACCGAGGACAAGCTATTAGAG AAAGTGCAGCATGAGTTGTTATGGGTTTATGAAACCCAATTACTCGAGAAAGAGGGTTCAGGATGTCGTGCATTGCTGAAAGACGATAAGGTTGATGATCTTTCCAGGATGTACAGGCTTTACAGCAAAGTTCCCAAAGGGTTGGAACCCATTGGAAAAACCGTCAAGGAG CATATCATTGATGAAGGTACCGCCTTGGTCCAACTTGCTGAAGATGCTGCCCGTAATAAGGCTGAAAAGGCTGAAGGCGGTTCATATGAGCAGGTCTTTGTTAGAAAAGTAATAGAACTTCATGACAAGTACATGGCTTATGTGACTGGGTGCTTTGGCAGTCACACCATCTTTCATAAG TCTTTCAAAGAAGCATTTGAGGTCTTTTTAGGCAAAGGTGTTGCTGGTAACTCATGTGCTGAACTACTGGCAACATTCTGTGATATTATTCTCAAGAAAGGTGGCGGTGAAAAGCTAGACGATGATGCTATTGAGGACTCGCTTGATAAGGTGGTGAAACTTCTTGCTTATGTCAGTGATAAGGATCTGTTTGCCGAATTCCACAG GAAAAAACTCTCTCGCCGTCTACTTTTTGATAAGAGTAACAATGATGATCATGAAAGAAGTATCTTGTCGAAACTGAAACAGCAGTGTGGTGGTCAATTCACCTCGAAGATGGAAGGGATGGTAACGGATTTGACATTGGCAAGGGAGAATCAAAGTCAGTTTGAAGACTTTCTTCAGGAAAACCCACACACGGTTCGTGGGCTTGATATGAGTGTGACAGTTCTCACAACCGGGTTCTGGCCTAGTTACAAATCATCTGATCTCAGGGTTCCGCAGGAAATG GTGAAGGGGATTGAAACCTTTAAGCAATTTTACGCAACAAAAACGAAGCACAGGAAGCTTACATTTATTTACTCTCTGGGGAGTTGCAACATTAGTGGAAAATTCGGTACAAAAACAATTGAATTGGTGGTTGGAACATAtcag GCTGCCGCGCTGCTACTGTTTAATACAGCAGATCGTCTGGGCTATTTAGAGATTGCAGACCAGCTGAATTTAGCCGATGAGGACTTGACCAGAGTGTTGCACTCTTTATCTTGTGCCAAATATAAGATTCTGGTTAAGGAACCGAGTTCAAGATCTATCTCGAAAACTGATCATTTTTCGTTTAACTCCAGTTTTACTGACAGAATGAGGAGAATTAGG ATTCCTTTGCCTCCTGTTGATGAAAGGAAGAAGATAGTTGAGGATGTTGACAAAGATAGACGGTTTGCTATTGATGCTTCGATTGTGCGTATAATGAAGAGTAGGAAGGTGTTAGGGTATCAGCAACTGGTCACTGAGTGTGTTGAGCAGCTTAGCCGGATGTTTAAG CCTGATTTCAAGGTGATAAAGAGGAGAATCGAAGATTTGATAACTCGAGAATACATTGAAAGAGACGCAGAGAATTCCCAGATATTCAAGTACCTGGCTTGA
- the LOC141604962 gene encoding uncharacterized protein LOC141604962: protein MAAEESKDPLKDINWKNVGSESKGTPSASNSLGENGQQIVRKRLRKKFREIPESYFLPRRSWPVTIAFYGSFIVAGVGAGMLAEIWINKKVKEDGGVIWEFDK, encoded by the exons ATGGCTGCCGAGGAATCAAAAGATCCATTGAAGGATATAAACTGGAAAAACGTGGGCAGTGAATCAAAAGGAACTCCTTCAGCCAGTAACAGTTTAGGAGAAAATGGCCAACAAATCGTCAGAAAGCGGCTTAGGAAGAAGTTTAGAGAGATACCCGAAAGCTATTTTCTTCCTAGGAGATCCTGGCCCGTTACCATTGCTTTTTATGGATCTTTTATTGTCGCTGGAGTTGGCGCTGGTATGCTTGCGGAAATTTGGATAAACAAGAAAGTTAAAG AGGATGGAGGCGTTATTTGGGAGTTCGACAAGTAA
- the LOC141604959 gene encoding uncharacterized protein LOC141604959 gives MANLYVKTMPSIDQNRNTEWFAYPGVWTTYILFLFISWLLVLSFFSCSPGMAWTVVNLAHFAVTYHFFHWKKGTPFSEDQGIYNRLTWWEQVDNGKQLTWNRKFLTIVPMVLYLIASHTTDYQHPMLFFNSIAVIILVIAKFPNMHKVRIFGINGDQ, from the exons ATGGCGAATTTATACGTGAAAACGATGCCATCTATAGATCAAAATAGGAATACAGAGTGGTTTGCATACCCAGGTGTATGGACTACATATATATTGTTTCTCTTCATTTCATGGCTTCttgttctttctttcttctcttgTTCTCCTGGCATGGCTTGGACCGTTGTTAATCTCGCTCATTTCGCT GTGACTTATCATTTCTTCCACTGGAAGAAAGGAACCCCATTTTCTGAAGATCAAGGAATTTACAATCGCTTGACTTGGTGGGAGCAGGTTGACAATGGCAAGCAGCTTACATGGAACAGAAAATTCTTGACTATCGTACCTATGGTGTT GTACCTGATAGCCTCGCATACAACCGACTACCAGCATCCTATGCTTTTCTTCAACAGTATTGCAGTAATAATACTGGTTATCGCAAAATTTCCAAACATGCACAAGGTTAGGATCTTTGGTATCAATGGTGATCAGTGA